The Trichomycterus rosablanca isolate fTriRos1 chromosome 15, fTriRos1.hap1, whole genome shotgun sequence genome contains a region encoding:
- the chst10 gene encoding carbohydrate sulfotransferase 10 has protein sequence MMRRHWLLVGACGWVLLILMFVSKFINFGFRMPDDYGGRAESLNWTIPSLRTMKPLLNQLPQNAASQSSPTSSAQPDEVDFSDWELVMRQRLQLLSTVCKNSSLWNLTHTSVRKLVLDRIFVCDKHKILFCQTPKVGNTQWKKVLIVLNGKFPRVQDIPENLVHDHERNGLPRLSSMSDAEITERLKTYFKFLIVRDPFERLISAFKDKFVQNPRFEPWYKHTIAPAIIRKYRKYHRDSSGSAGLHFEDFVRYLGDESGQKQLDRQFGEHIIHWITYVELCAPCHISYDVIGHHETLEQDAPYILKAAKIEHLVSYPSIPQGITHYNRTKVEHYFSGISKRDIRRLYTSYQGDFSLFGYHRPDFLLD, from the exons ATGATGCGCCGTCACTGGCTGCTGGTTGGAGCTTGCGGATGGGTGCTGCTTATCCTCATGTTTGTCAGCAAGTTCATCAACTTTGGTTTCAGAATGCCTGATG ACTATGGAGGAAGGGCTGAATCGTTGAACTGGACCATTCCATCCTTAAGGACTATGAAACCTTTACTCAATCAGCTTCCACAAAATGCAGCATCACAGTCGTCTCCGACG tcctcagcccagccagatgagGTTGATTTCTCAGATTGGGAGTTGGTTATGAGGCAGCGTTTACAGCTTCTGTCCACCGTTTGTAAGAACTCATCACTCTGGAACCTCACTCACACATCTGTACGCAAGTTAGTCCTTGACCGCATCTTCGTGTGTGACAAGCACAAAATCCTTTTCTGCCAGACGCCCAAAGTGGGCAACACACAGTGGAAGAAAGTCCTTATTGTCCTTAATG GAAAGTTTCCCAGGGTTCAAGATATACCTGAGAATTTGGTCCATGACCATGAGAGGAACGGTTTACCTCGTCTGTCCTCTATGAGTGACGCAGAGATCACAGAAAG ATTAAAGACCTACTTTAAGTTCCTCATCGTCCGAGACCCCTTCGAGCGCCTGATATCTGCCTTCAAGGACAAGTTTGTGCAGAATCCACGTTTCGAGCCATGGTACAAGCACACCATCGCCCCTGCCATCATCCGCAAGTACCGCAAATACCACCGTGACTCCTCCGGCAGCGCCGGTCTTCACTTTGAGGACTTTGTTCGGTATTTGGGTGACGAGTCGGGTCAGAAGCAGCTCGACCGCCAGTTCGGAGAGCACATCATACACTGGATAACTTATGTAGAACTTTGTGCTCCATGCCATATTTCATATGATGTCATTGGGCATCATGAGACACTCGAGCAGGACGCACCGTATATTCTAAAAGCTGCTAAAATTGAACATTTAGTGTCATATCCCAGCATCCCACAGGGCATCACGCATTACAACCGGACTAAGGTGGAGCACTACTTTTCTGGAATCAGCAAGCGGGACATCCGGCGCCTGTACACATCCTACCAGGGTGATTTCAGCCTTTTTGGCTACCACAGACCAGATTTTCTGCTGGACTGA